One window of the Persephonella sp. genome contains the following:
- the bioF gene encoding 8-amino-7-oxononanoate synthase, with protein sequence MEFNNFLKKQLNGIKDKNLYRKRYILPADIIDFSSNDYLGLKDNPETKEKLCKKIKNLALGSGASTLISGYTETQKQLEEELAKFKETESCLVVGSGYLANTGLIQAITSEKDIIFSDELNHASIIDGIRLSKAKRVIYKHNDLNDLEDKLKREQTTGFRFIITDGVFSMEGDIVPFDHLKTLADRYNAVIIVDDAHATGVIGEGKGTVFHFGLKPDENIIQMGTLSKAIGSYGAFICGSRTLIDYLINRMRTQIFSTALSPVQNFISLSNLKILQKEPFRREKILKLSEYLYRQAKEKGINLTYYGTPILTLIVGEEKKALYIRDKLLKRKLFVQAIRPPTVPQGTSRLRITISYKHTENDINYLVNSLKEILENYDG encoded by the coding sequence ATGGAATTTAATAATTTTTTAAAAAAACAGCTTAATGGGATAAAGGATAAAAACTTATACAGAAAAAGGTATATTCTACCTGCAGATATTATTGATTTTTCCTCAAATGATTATCTTGGATTAAAAGATAATCCCGAAACAAAAGAAAAACTTTGTAAAAAAATAAAAAATCTTGCCCTTGGCAGTGGTGCATCTACCCTTATTTCAGGATACACAGAGACCCAAAAGCAGCTTGAGGAAGAACTTGCAAAGTTTAAAGAAACAGAAAGCTGTCTTGTGGTAGGCAGTGGTTATCTTGCAAATACAGGTCTGATACAGGCAATAACTTCAGAAAAAGATATTATATTTTCTGATGAGCTTAATCATGCTTCAATCATAGATGGAATAAGACTTTCAAAGGCGAAAAGGGTTATATATAAACACAATGACCTGAATGATTTAGAAGATAAACTTAAAAGAGAGCAAACAACAGGATTTAGATTTATCATTACAGATGGCGTTTTTAGTATGGAAGGGGATATTGTTCCTTTTGACCATCTAAAAACTCTTGCCGATAGATATAACGCTGTAATAATAGTTGATGATGCCCATGCTACAGGCGTTATCGGAGAAGGAAAAGGGACAGTTTTCCATTTTGGTCTGAAACCTGATGAGAATATAATTCAAATGGGAACTTTATCAAAAGCAATCGGTAGCTATGGAGCATTTATCTGCGGAAGTAGAACTCTAATTGATTACCTGATAAACCGTATGAGAACCCAGATTTTCTCAACAGCTTTGTCTCCTGTCCAGAATTTTATATCCCTTTCAAACCTAAAAATATTACAAAAAGAGCCTTTTAGAAGAGAAAAAATATTAAAACTATCAGAGTATCTCTACAGACAGGCAAAAGAAAAAGGTATAAATCTGACCTATTACGGAACTCCTATTCTTACCTTAATTGTAGGAGAAGAAAAAAAAGCCCTTTATATCAGAGACAAATTACTTAAAAGAAAACTCTTTGTTCAGGCTATCCGTCCACCAACAGTGCCACAAGGAACATCCAGACTTAGAATTACAATTTCCTACAAACATACCGAAAACGATATAAATTATTTGGTAAACTCTTTAAAAGAAATTCTGGAGAACTACGATGGGTAG
- a CDS encoding MBL fold metallo-hydrolase, whose translation MLIERFFVGDGISHISYLVAGQTKAIVIDPKRDVNDYIRKAKELGVEIEAILVTHLHADFIGGHYELSEKTGAKLYLPAKQESKRAHIPVQEGDIIQIENIKIDVLDTPGHTPEHVSYVFTDLSRGEEPVAVFTGDTLFVGDVGRPDLFPDKKEELAKALYNSLQKLMGLPDFVEVYPAHGAGTLCGKALSTKRSSTIGYEKRFNKLLSLSEEDFIKSLLEGMPPAPDHFKRCSKINEEGAMFLSKLSSPKPLSVKEFENLIDDDRIVLDTRHYLTWIGGHIPNSLSMDYKFMPFSLFAGWILDPEKEILLVIDNSNEVDDIAIKLRRVGIDNIVGYIENHTFSWTKAGKPIKSFKAISPDTLEERLNDENILLLDVRSKSELRSGQIENSINIPLPELRERYIELDKDKDKEIIIYCGLGPRGALAASLLEKVGFENISVLAGGFTGWSNYKKSPLVCGR comes from the coding sequence ATGCTCATAGAAAGATTTTTTGTTGGAGATGGAATATCCCATATATCATATTTAGTTGCAGGTCAAACAAAGGCTATAGTGATTGACCCTAAAAGAGATGTGAATGATTACATCCGGAAGGCAAAAGAACTGGGAGTAGAAATTGAAGCCATACTGGTAACACATCTTCATGCTGATTTTATAGGTGGACACTATGAACTCTCAGAAAAAACAGGAGCAAAACTATATCTTCCAGCCAAACAAGAAAGCAAAAGGGCACATATTCCTGTTCAGGAAGGGGATATTATCCAGATAGAAAACATAAAAATAGATGTTCTGGATACACCTGGACATACACCTGAACATGTATCTTATGTGTTTACAGATTTGTCCCGTGGAGAAGAACCTGTTGCTGTATTTACAGGGGATACACTTTTTGTTGGTGATGTTGGAAGACCTGATTTATTCCCAGATAAAAAAGAGGAACTTGCAAAAGCATTATACAACTCTCTACAAAAACTTATGGGATTACCTGATTTTGTAGAGGTTTATCCTGCACATGGAGCAGGAACTTTGTGTGGTAAGGCATTATCCACAAAAAGAAGTTCTACCATTGGATATGAAAAAAGATTCAATAAACTTTTATCCCTTTCAGAAGAGGATTTTATAAAAAGTCTTCTTGAAGGAATGCCACCTGCACCAGACCATTTTAAAAGATGCTCTAAGATAAATGAAGAAGGTGCAATGTTCCTTTCTAAACTTAGTTCTCCAAAACCTTTATCTGTTAAAGAGTTTGAAAATCTCATAGATGATGATAGAATTGTTCTGGATACAAGACATTATCTCACATGGATTGGAGGTCATATTCCTAATTCTCTAAGTATGGATTACAAATTTATGCCATTTTCTTTATTTGCTGGATGGATACTTGACCCCGAAAAAGAGATTTTACTTGTTATAGACAACAGCAATGAAGTTGACGATATAGCTATTAAGCTGAGAAGAGTTGGTATAGATAATATTGTAGGATATATTGAAAATCATACATTTTCATGGACAAAAGCAGGAAAGCCAATAAAATCATTTAAAGCCATATCTCCTGATACATTAGAAGAAAGGCTTAATGATGAAAATATTCTTCTTTTAGATGTAAGGTCAAAATCTGAACTTAGAAGTGGCCAGATAGAAAACTCTATAAATATTCCTTTACCTGAACTTAGAGAAAGATATATTGAACTTGATAAAGATAAAGATAAAGAGATAATTATCTACTGTGGTTTAGGACCAAGAGGTGCACTGGCTGCAAGTTTACTGGAAAAAGTTGGATTTGAAAATATATCTGTTCTTGCTGGCGGTTTTACAGGATGGAGTAATTATAAGAAATCTCCTCTTGTTTGTGGGAGATAA
- a CDS encoding pitrilysin family protein, translating to MSVAIAKADKLLEEKHIYIEKLDNGATAIIKERKDTQAVALQVWFGVGSVFEKDNERGLSHFLEHMLFNGTKYTKPGEIEKEIEKKGGSINAATSYDFTFYHIEIAAPFWEESLQYLYYMTTAPTLSQKMIEKEKPIVLEELNRHLDNPKSALWDTYNKLAYKVSNYKHPVIGYRETIEKFDEPLVKHYFYSYYVPSNTYIVVVGNINKDEVLKKIKETFGTVKGKYYKPPKVPLEPPQKEVREKILRKPQITRAYVAIGWQAPPIKDKDSYTARVLEEIFSGGRTSVLYQKLRETGLVQAIYGGYLSHRGTSQFIFFFVTEPEKVDKVKKELFKIIDNYRKNGIPKELVENAKEKIINSEVFSREEVVHDAEALGYAASVAGDVKYDIEYLDNIKKVTKRKVDNYLKKYFGDNNYTEVQLLPEK from the coding sequence ATGAGTGTAGCTATTGCAAAAGCGGACAAACTGCTTGAGGAAAAACATATATATATAGAAAAACTGGATAATGGTGCAACAGCAATAATAAAAGAGAGAAAAGATACACAGGCAGTTGCACTACAGGTATGGTTTGGGGTTGGTTCTGTATTTGAAAAAGATAATGAAAGGGGATTATCCCACTTCCTTGAACATATGCTTTTTAACGGAACCAAATATACAAAACCTGGTGAAATAGAAAAAGAAATTGAGAAAAAAGGCGGAAGCATAAATGCAGCCACCAGCTATGATTTTACTTTTTATCATATAGAAATAGCAGCACCGTTCTGGGAAGAATCTCTTCAATATCTTTATTACATGACTACAGCTCCCACCCTTTCCCAAAAAATGATAGAAAAGGAAAAACCTATTGTTTTAGAGGAGTTAAACAGACATCTGGATAATCCAAAAAGTGCTTTATGGGATACTTACAACAAGCTTGCATATAAAGTAAGCAATTATAAGCATCCGGTAATAGGATATAGAGAAACAATAGAAAAATTTGATGAACCACTTGTAAAACATTATTTCTATTCGTATTACGTGCCTTCTAATACTTATATTGTAGTGGTTGGAAATATAAATAAAGATGAGGTGCTTAAAAAAATAAAAGAAACATTTGGAACAGTAAAAGGTAAATACTACAAACCACCTAAAGTTCCTCTTGAACCTCCTCAAAAAGAAGTCAGAGAAAAAATCCTTAGAAAACCTCAAATAACAAGGGCTTATGTTGCTATAGGATGGCAGGCACCACCTATAAAAGATAAAGATAGCTATACAGCACGGGTTCTGGAAGAGATTTTTTCAGGTGGTAGAACATCTGTTCTTTATCAGAAGCTCAGAGAAACAGGTTTGGTTCAGGCAATTTATGGCGGATATTTATCTCATAGGGGAACAAGCCAGTTTATATTCTTTTTTGTAACGGAGCCGGAAAAGGTTGACAAGGTAAAAAAAGAATTGTTCAAAATAATAGATAACTATAGGAAAAACGGTATTCCAAAAGAACTTGTAGAAAATGCAAAAGAGAAAATAATAAATAGTGAAGTTTTTTCCAGAGAAGAAGTTGTTCATGATGCAGAAGCACTTGGATATGCAGCTTCTGTTGCCGGTGATGTAAAATATGATATAGAGTATCTGGATAATATTAAGAAGGTTACAAAAAGGAAAGTAGATAACTATCTGAAAAAATATTTCGGTGACAATAACTACACAGAAGTTCAGCTCTTACCTGAAAAATAA